A genome region from Natronobeatus ordinarius includes the following:
- the alaS gene encoding alanine--tRNA ligase, translating to MSDLEEEYRLEYFREEGFERKACPKCGVHFWTRDHDRETCGEPPCEEYDFIDNPGFDEEYSLEEMREIFLSFFEDRDHERIDPYPVAANRWRDDVLLTQASIYDFQPLVTSGETPPPANPLTVSQPCIRMQDIDNVGKTGRHTMAFEMMAHHAFNVREDAEDEYAYEGEVYWKDQTVAYCDELLASLGVDIEEVVYIEDPWVGGGNAGPAIEVIYRGLELATLVFMCMEQDPEGEYELKDGNRYSFMDTYIVDTGYGLERWTWMSQGTPTVYEAVYPEMIAFLKENAGIEHTDEEAELVGRAARLSGNLDIDDVDDVEAARGDIADALGVSTQELTALVEPLEDVYAIADHCRTLAYMLGDGIVPSNVGTGYLARMVLRRTKRLCDTVGVDAPLDELVDMQAERLEYENRDTIRDVVRTELEKYRETLERGSRRVEAIAEEYAERGEPIPTQELIELYDSHGLQPDMVEEIAADVGADVDVPDDFYSLVAARHDTAGELEAAEEETDERFEDLPETEKLYYDDQRRTQFEAVVLDVFEREEGYDVVLDQTMFYPEGGGQPADHGTLATDDTTVDVRDVQIESGVVLHRTDEPLGKGEFVNGQVDGTRRRRLMRHHTATHVVAHAARQVLGGHIRQAGAQKGVDSSRIDLRHYARISREEVKEIERIANAIVMDNTTVTQEWPHRNEAEAEYGFDIYQGGIPPGTHIRLIQVDEDVQACGGTHVARTGDVGAIKILSTERVQDGVERITFAAGEAAIEASQRDEDALYEAAEILDVSPHEVPETAERFFEEWKDRGKQLEELKEQLAEARASGGGGGEEVDVGDATAVIQRLDTDMDELRATANALAENGKIAVLASGESGAQFVVAVPDDAGVNAGEVVGELAARVGGGGGGPADFAQGGGPDVDALEDALEDAPDVLRQVQNV from the coding sequence ATGAGTGACCTGGAGGAAGAGTACCGCCTCGAGTACTTCCGGGAGGAGGGATTCGAGCGGAAGGCGTGCCCGAAGTGCGGGGTACACTTCTGGACGCGCGACCACGACCGGGAGACCTGCGGGGAGCCGCCGTGTGAGGAGTACGACTTTATCGACAACCCGGGGTTCGATGAGGAGTACAGCTTAGAGGAGATGCGCGAGATCTTCCTCTCTTTTTTCGAGGACCGAGATCACGAACGGATCGACCCCTATCCCGTCGCCGCGAATCGCTGGCGCGACGACGTCCTGCTGACCCAGGCGTCGATCTACGACTTCCAGCCGCTCGTGACGAGCGGCGAGACGCCCCCGCCGGCGAACCCCCTGACAGTGAGCCAGCCCTGCATTCGGATGCAGGACATCGACAACGTCGGCAAGACGGGTCGACACACGATGGCCTTCGAGATGATGGCCCACCACGCGTTCAACGTCCGCGAGGACGCCGAGGACGAGTACGCCTACGAGGGCGAGGTCTACTGGAAGGATCAGACGGTTGCCTACTGCGACGAACTGCTCGCCTCGCTGGGGGTCGACATCGAGGAGGTCGTCTACATCGAGGACCCGTGGGTCGGCGGCGGCAACGCCGGTCCCGCCATCGAGGTCATCTACCGCGGGCTCGAGCTCGCCACGCTCGTTTTCATGTGTATGGAGCAAGACCCCGAGGGCGAGTACGAGCTCAAAGACGGGAACCGCTACTCGTTCATGGACACCTACATCGTCGACACGGGCTACGGGCTCGAGCGCTGGACCTGGATGAGCCAGGGGACGCCGACGGTGTACGAGGCGGTCTACCCCGAGATGATCGCCTTCCTCAAGGAGAACGCGGGCATCGAGCACACCGACGAGGAAGCCGAACTGGTGGGCCGGGCCGCCCGCCTCTCTGGCAACCTCGACATCGACGACGTCGACGACGTCGAGGCCGCCCGCGGCGACATCGCCGACGCACTCGGCGTCTCGACTCAGGAGCTCACCGCCCTCGTCGAACCCCTCGAGGACGTCTACGCCATCGCCGACCACTGCCGGACGCTCGCGTACATGCTCGGCGACGGCATCGTCCCCTCGAACGTCGGGACGGGCTACCTCGCGCGAATGGTGCTCCGGCGGACGAAACGCCTCTGTGATACCGTCGGCGTCGACGCCCCGCTCGACGAACTGGTCGACATGCAGGCCGAGCGTCTCGAGTACGAAAACCGCGACACGATTCGCGACGTCGTCCGGACCGAACTCGAGAAATATCGCGAGACGCTCGAACGCGGCAGCCGCCGGGTCGAGGCGATCGCCGAGGAGTACGCAGAACGCGGCGAGCCGATCCCGACCCAGGAACTGATCGAGCTCTACGACAGCCACGGCCTCCAGCCGGATATGGTCGAGGAGATCGCCGCCGATGTGGGTGCCGACGTCGACGTCCCCGACGACTTCTACAGCCTCGTCGCGGCCCGCCACGACACGGCCGGCGAACTCGAGGCGGCAGAGGAGGAAACCGACGAACGCTTCGAGGACCTGCCGGAGACCGAGAAACTGTACTACGACGACCAGAGGCGAACCCAGTTCGAGGCGGTCGTACTCGACGTCTTCGAGCGCGAGGAGGGCTACGACGTCGTCCTCGACCAGACGATGTTCTACCCCGAAGGCGGTGGCCAGCCCGCCGACCACGGAACGCTCGCGACCGACGACACGACCGTCGACGTCCGCGACGTCCAGATCGAATCGGGTGTGGTCCTCCACCGGACCGACGAACCGCTTGGCAAAGGCGAGTTCGTCAACGGCCAGGTCGACGGCACCCGACGGCGCCGGCTGATGCGCCACCACACGGCCACGCACGTCGTCGCTCACGCCGCCAGGCAGGTCCTGGGGGGACACATCCGCCAGGCAGGCGCCCAGAAGGGCGTCGACAGCTCGCGGATCGACCTGCGCCACTACGCGCGCATCTCCCGCGAGGAGGTCAAAGAGATCGAGCGCATCGCCAACGCCATCGTGATGGACAACACGACCGTCACCCAGGAGTGGCCCCACCGCAACGAGGCCGAGGCCGAATACGGCTTCGACATCTACCAGGGTGGCATCCCACCGGGGACGCACATCCGGCTCATCCAGGTCGACGAGGACGTCCAGGCCTGCGGTGGCACCCACGTCGCCCGCACCGGCGACGTCGGCGCGATCAAGATCCTCTCGACCGAGCGCGTCCAGGACGGCGTCGAACGCATCACGTTCGCTGCCGGCGAGGCCGCCATCGAGGCCAGCCAGCGCGACGAGGACGCCCTCTACGAGGCCGCCGAGATCCTCGACGTCTCCCCGCACGAGGTTCCCGAGACCGCCGAGCGCTTTTTCGAGGAGTGGAAAGATCGCGGTAAACAGCTCGAGGAACTCAAAGAACAGCTCGCCGAGGCCCGCGCCAGCGGCGGTGGCGGCGGCGAGGAAGTCGACGTCGGCGACGCCACGGCCGTGATCCAGCGTCTCGACACCGACATGGACGAACTCCGCGCCACGGCGAACGCCCTCGCCGAGAACGGCAAGATCGCCGTCCTCGCAAGCGGCGAGTCAGGTGCCCAGTTCGTCGTCGCCGTCCCCGACGACGCGGGCGTCAACGCCGGCGAGGTCGTCGGCGAACTCGCCGCGAGAGTCGGCGGCGGCGGCGGCGGCCCCGCCGACTTCGCCCAGGGTGGTGGCCCCGACGTCGACGCACTCGAGGACGCCCTCGAGGACGCCCCCGACGTGCTCCGGCAGGTCCAGAACGTCTGA
- a CDS encoding helix-turn-helix domain-containing protein produces MALIGRAEVGPPPGQAALEAVPDMELLFEDIRSLEDEPWRMIIWATGDDFERYERALTADPEIDTYDCLTELPDARLYRLELSAEGQRKTLHSVSVEEDITIIRLTATAEREELLARFPTRDAVVQLRDGSLERDREFTLLNLYEEEQVDGTIGFESKYGTTTAQREALLTALEKGYFDEPRKATLATVAEELGISKTALSERLRRGQKELLLNTLARQHSQ; encoded by the coding sequence ATGGCCCTCATTGGGAGAGCGGAGGTCGGTCCGCCGCCGGGACAGGCGGCACTGGAAGCCGTTCCCGACATGGAACTGCTCTTCGAGGACATTCGGTCGCTCGAGGACGAACCGTGGCGGATGATCATCTGGGCGACGGGCGACGACTTCGAGCGGTACGAGCGCGCGCTCACCGCCGATCCGGAGATCGACACCTACGATTGTCTCACCGAATTGCCGGATGCACGCCTGTATCGGCTGGAGCTTTCAGCAGAAGGGCAGCGCAAAACGCTCCACTCCGTCTCCGTCGAGGAGGACATCACGATTATCCGGCTTACAGCAACGGCCGAACGGGAGGAACTTCTCGCCCGGTTTCCAACGCGCGATGCTGTCGTCCAGTTACGAGACGGCAGTCTCGAACGGGACCGGGAGTTTACGTTGTTGAACTTGTATGAGGAAGAACAGGTAGACGGTACCATCGGTTTCGAAAGTAAGTACGGCACGACGACTGCGCAACGAGAAGCGCTTCTCACGGCGCTCGAGAAGGGGTACTTCGACGAGCCCCGGAAGGCGACGCTGGCGACGGTCGCCGAGGAACTCGGCATCTCGAAAACGGCGCTGTCAGAACGCCTCCGACGCGGACAGAAAGAACTCCTCCTCAATACATTGGCTCGTCAGCATTCGCAGTAG
- a CDS encoding cupin domain-containing protein: MTEYTKTNYHDVDDTNGLHFLRDELDCENVGVTVLEADPGWEGKEHDHEEEGHEEVYLLIEGEATVTIEDEAVDLEEGDAIRIPPEATHQIHNGDVESRFVLIGAP, encoded by the coding sequence ATGACCGAGTACACCAAGACGAACTACCACGACGTCGACGACACGAACGGCTTGCACTTCCTCCGGGACGAACTGGACTGTGAGAACGTGGGCGTGACCGTCCTCGAGGCCGACCCCGGCTGGGAAGGGAAAGAACACGACCACGAGGAAGAGGGCCACGAGGAGGTCTACCTGCTGATCGAAGGCGAGGCGACTGTCACCATCGAGGACGAGGCGGTCGACCTCGAGGAAGGCGACGCGATCCGGATTCCGCCGGAGGCGACCCACCAGATCCACAACGGCGACGTCGAGAGTCGCTTCGTCCTGATCGGCGCGCCCTGA
- the hisI gene encoding phosphoribosyl-AMP cyclohydrolase, translating to MDDGIAVDFGEDGLVPAIAQDAETGEVLMLAYVSPEALERTRETGLAHYYSRSRDELWQKGGTSGHVQRVEEVRVDCDEDTLLYLVEQEGGACHTGRRSCFFRTIDGEDVGERVFDPDAVYE from the coding sequence ATGGACGACGGCATTGCGGTGGACTTCGGCGAGGACGGACTCGTCCCCGCTATCGCCCAGGACGCCGAGACGGGCGAGGTGCTGATGCTCGCGTACGTCTCGCCCGAGGCGCTCGAGCGGACCCGCGAGACGGGGCTGGCCCACTACTACTCGCGCAGTCGCGACGAACTCTGGCAGAAAGGCGGGACGAGCGGGCACGTCCAGCGCGTCGAGGAGGTCCGGGTCGACTGCGACGAAGACACGCTGCTCTACCTCGTCGAACAGGAGGGCGGGGCCTGTCACACGGGTCGCCGGTCGTGTTTCTTCCGGACGATCGACGGTGAGGACGTCGGCGAGCGCGTCTTCGACCCCGACGCAGTGTACGAGTGA